From Alosa sapidissima isolate fAloSap1 chromosome 7, fAloSap1.pri, whole genome shotgun sequence, the proteins below share one genomic window:
- the LOC121714158 gene encoding uncharacterized protein LOC121714158: MSAVEEFIKSPSEDLLSGCTKDQLEKIAEHFSITLTSEDKKRKELLLKAVGLGLVVKNILPAREGIVSPVLSSASNASDRELKIREYSFEERKLQLEAARIRAERENRVVKEKELDKELEIKKLEIQHELDLKRLEHEAAENERQREHERDERNFLLKKLELELEDKRLTIAQPVPSVPSRDLSRSPVHSPVHSPVRPSALGLGLLSAHVGSGSAAPMGEIDTAPLLSAPLNTSDASDVHAPAPAPIRHPDYVLPFAPGFPLPLPPAQPFDVSRNTRMIPPFNEREVEKYFTHFERVAITLKWPAEVWTLLLQTVLTGKAQSVYSALTVQQSSSYDTVKAAILNAYELVPEAYRQRFRGLRKSDRLTFVEFAREKENAFDRWCTSQRAHTREHLRQVILLEEFKSCIPDSVAMYINDQKVTTLAQAAVCADEFVLTHKTSFNSSSSRRDTAQPPSSQQSWRNSKSDSPPQKIESRECFYCHELGHRIAACPVLKMKNSKPPPKQKYSKGSGFVRPLVKSNSKIDPVYEPFVSVGMVSFTGCEQDNIPVQMLRDTGSAQSFILASTLSFSDESYCGYDVLVQGIDMGILKSVV; the protein is encoded by the exons TGCCTGCTAGAGAAGGTATAGTTTCTCCTGTGTTGTCATCTGCGAGCAATGCTTCTGATCGGGAACTGAAAATTAGAGAGTACTCCTTTGAAGAGCGCAAATTACAGTTAGAAGCGGCACGCATACGTGCTGAAAGGGAAAATCGGGTGGTTAAAGAGAAGGAATTGGATAAAGAACTTGAAATTAAGAAATTAGAGATTCAGCACGAGCTTGATTTAAAAAGGTTAGAGCACGAAGCGGCTGAGAATGAGCGTCAGCGCGAACACGAACGCGATGAGCGTAACTTTCTTCTAAAAAAACTTGAGCTGGAATTGGAGGATAAGAGACTTACCATCGCTCAGCCAGTTCCTTCAGTTCCCTCTCGAGATTTAAGTCGCTCTCCTGTTCACTCCCCTGTTCATTCTCCTGTTCGTCCTTCTgctttaggcctaggcctattgtcgGCTCATGTGGGATCGGGTTCTGCTGCTCCGATGGGCGAGATTGACACCGCGCCTTTACTCTCGGCTCCTCTGAATACGTCAGATGCGTCTGATGTACATGCTCCTGCACCAGCTCCTATAAGACATCCCGATTATGTCCTTCCATTTGCTCCTGGTTTTCCTTTGCCATTGCCTCCAGCTCAACCTTTTGATGTGAGTCGCAACACTCGAATGATTCCGCCTTTTAATGAACGTGAAGTGGAGAAATATTTCACGCATTTTGAAAGGGTTGCTATTACATTGAAATGGCCGGCTGAAGTCTGGACGTTGTTGTTGCAAACGGTCTTGACTGGCAAGGCACAGTCTGTGTATTCTGCCCTTACAGTGCAACAAAGTTCGAGTTATGATACTGTGAAAGCGGCAATTTTAAATGCGTATGAGTTAGTCCCTGAAGCATATCGTCAGAGATTTCGTGGCCTTCGCAAGTCCGACAGGCTTACGTTTGTGGAATTTgcgcgagagaaagagaatgcatTTGATAGGTGGTGCACTTCACAACGTGCACACACCAGAGAACATCTTCGTCAAGTAATCTTGCTAGAAGAATTTAAAAGCTGCATTCCAGACTCCGTAGCGATGTATATAAATGATCAAAAGGTAACAACATTGGCGCAAGCTGCTGTCTGTGCAGACGAATTTGTTCTCACGCACAAAACCTCTTTCAATTCCTCCTCTTCTCGGCGTGACACAGCTCAGCCTCCCAGTTCGCAGCAGAGCTGGAGAAATTCCAAGTCTGACAGTCCACCGCAGAAGATTGAGTCGCGGGAATGTTTTTATTGCCACGAACTTGGTCATCGTATTGCAGCATGTCCTGTTTTGAAAATGAAGAATTCGAAACCCCCTCCGAAGCAAAAATATTCGAAAGGTTCCGGTTTTGTCCGTCCTTTAGTTAAGTCAAATTCGAAAATCGATCCAGTTTATGAGCCGTTTGTTTCTGTAGGCATGGTCTCATTTACGGGGTGTGAGCAAGATAATATTCCTGTTCAAATGCTAAGAGATACAGGCTCCGCTCAGAGTTTCATACTGGCTTCTACATTATCATTTTCTGATGAAAGTTATTGCGGTTATGACGTACTAGTGCAGGGAATTGACATGGGAATTTTGAAG AGCGTAGTGTAG